A region of Alteromonadaceae bacterium 2753L.S.0a.02 DNA encodes the following proteins:
- a CDS encoding hydrogenase/urease accessory protein HupE produces the protein MISRRAINYALAVALCLTPQLASAHLVSTRFGEFYSGLLHPLTTLAHLVPWIAFGLVAGNQKLSLTRISLLYFPAAVFLGVLIGAKLPARHLFEIVNIVTFGAGALAALAVSLPRSALLSLLIICGLCHGIANSVSTLPIAQILLYAAGVALAAYLLLIFVATAAYVLIQRVSWGQVAVRALGSWVVAIGLMYGGYSLLILRSVPQ, from the coding sequence TTTAACGCCGCAACTGGCTTCGGCGCATTTGGTGTCGACCCGGTTCGGTGAATTTTATAGTGGATTATTACATCCGCTTACCACTCTTGCCCATCTCGTTCCCTGGATTGCTTTTGGTTTGGTAGCGGGAAATCAAAAATTATCGCTAACGCGTATTTCATTGTTGTATTTTCCTGCTGCGGTTTTTTTAGGGGTGCTTATTGGGGCCAAATTACCTGCAAGGCATTTGTTTGAAATAGTCAACATAGTCACTTTCGGGGCTGGCGCCCTGGCAGCGCTTGCGGTGAGTTTGCCGCGCTCGGCACTGTTAAGCTTGTTAATTATTTGCGGCCTTTGCCACGGAATTGCCAACAGTGTGAGCACCCTGCCAATTGCACAAATATTATTGTACGCCGCAGGTGTAGCTCTAGCGGCTTATTTACTACTGATTTTTGTTGCCACTGCCGCGTATGTTCTCATTCAACGTGTGAGCTGGGGGCAGGTCGCGGTGCGTGCCTTGGGAAGCTGGGTAGTGGCTATTGGTTTGATGTACGGAGGTTATTCCCTGTTGATATTAAGGTCTGTGCCTCAGTGA
- a CDS encoding spermidine synthase has translation MTSVLSFPATSRRSIALPVIHGVVVLSGLAGLGYQMVWSRMLAVSLGHEIPAVFAVIAAFFVGLAIGSLLINHRISRAKYPARWYCVIELIIAVWSLLLIWLIPLFNSSVPVLIGTEPAFLWQWGVTFAATMVLLLPATLAMGATLPALERFIISRFKEPQVLPSLYAWNTLGAVVGTLLTTFVLIRYWGITSTLVVLAACNFLCAGVVLLYSRTVNSAGIYGDSPKPKLNSYLAFLLFACGLFGIGFEVIMVRLLSQILENTVYTYAALLAVYLLATVFGASLYRRWQTLILGLSWQRILQYLIVGVFSAGLLSVVLLQVSSSIYQWLWLSLGYNLTAAVLGEIAVAATVFLLPGICMGALFCHLACIAAPRMGFGRVLFINTLGAALAPLLWGVVLLPMVGAKYTIIFLLAGYLGLLFPVFNRKRRILLACSIVLLGFAFLPLNYRFINLGSKDSLLFYRDGIMAAVSVIEESNGARHLKVNNHFTMGGTASRLSDHRQSHIPLLLHGAPQRVLYLGLGSGVTFEAAQYYPGAEVVGVDLVPEVLSSLSYFIDPPASPAWGKTPRLLAADARRFVLADTERYDVIIGEIFHPSRDGAGSLYTREHFTAVKDRLDENGLFCQWLPLFQLDLNNLKTIVRTFLDVFPGAQLYLGHLSLTQPILCLLGGDRPVRPKSNWLASHVKARDLQQELIRTRLNSDFALFGALIGEGKALRAFAGEGPLNSDNFPRVNYQAPYFVYSDATPPSERLLQLLNAFELTENPQITETDFAKQLNLYKRARNEFLRIGVQYPPGDNLESWARLVTEPLLGVVTTSAEFTPAYRTLLTLAQSVFPHDQRLCFEILKGLDTAAPQFPEARQLALRLLRGLP, from the coding sequence GTGACATCCGTATTAAGTTTTCCCGCAACATCGCGGCGCAGCATCGCGCTTCCTGTGATTCATGGTGTTGTCGTTCTAAGTGGCTTGGCAGGTTTGGGTTACCAAATGGTGTGGAGCCGCATGCTGGCGGTTTCTTTAGGCCATGAAATACCCGCTGTTTTCGCAGTAATAGCAGCGTTCTTTGTTGGCCTGGCGATCGGTAGCCTGCTTATTAACCACAGAATTTCCCGGGCAAAATATCCGGCGCGATGGTATTGCGTTATTGAGCTGATAATTGCCGTATGGTCGCTGCTACTGATTTGGCTGATTCCCCTTTTTAATTCCAGCGTTCCCGTTTTAATAGGTACTGAACCGGCGTTCTTATGGCAATGGGGCGTTACCTTTGCTGCGACTATGGTGTTGCTGTTGCCGGCGACGTTGGCGATGGGGGCAACTTTACCAGCCTTGGAACGCTTTATTATTTCGCGTTTTAAAGAGCCGCAAGTGCTTCCCAGCCTTTACGCATGGAACACCCTGGGTGCCGTTGTGGGTACTTTACTCACAACCTTTGTGTTGATTCGCTATTGGGGCATTACCAGCACACTGGTTGTTCTTGCTGCTTGCAATTTTTTATGTGCTGGCGTCGTGCTTTTATATTCCCGCACAGTCAACAGCGCGGGAATTTATGGCGACTCGCCAAAACCCAAACTGAATTCGTACCTGGCATTTTTGTTATTCGCGTGTGGCCTGTTCGGCATCGGCTTTGAAGTAATCATGGTGCGGCTGCTCAGTCAAATATTGGAAAACACGGTATACACCTATGCGGCGTTACTGGCGGTGTACCTACTGGCGACGGTCTTCGGTGCTTCGTTGTATCGCCGCTGGCAAACTCTTATCTTGGGTTTAAGCTGGCAGCGGATACTGCAGTATTTGATCGTCGGTGTTTTTAGTGCGGGCTTGCTGAGTGTTGTGTTATTGCAAGTGAGTTCTTCTATTTACCAATGGCTGTGGTTAAGTCTCGGATACAATCTCACAGCGGCGGTATTGGGTGAAATCGCAGTGGCGGCAACTGTTTTTCTGTTGCCGGGTATTTGTATGGGGGCCTTATTTTGTCATCTCGCATGCATTGCTGCGCCCCGCATGGGATTTGGAAGAGTTCTTTTTATTAATACCCTGGGTGCGGCACTGGCTCCTCTGTTATGGGGCGTTGTATTGCTCCCAATGGTGGGCGCTAAGTACACCATTATTTTTTTATTGGCTGGCTATTTGGGTTTGCTATTCCCAGTTTTTAATAGAAAGCGACGCATTCTACTCGCGTGCAGTATTGTTTTATTGGGCTTTGCTTTTTTACCTCTGAATTATCGATTTATAAATCTTGGATCGAAGGATTCTCTGCTGTTTTATCGCGATGGTATTATGGCGGCGGTTTCTGTTATTGAGGAGAGTAACGGCGCGCGGCATTTAAAAGTGAACAATCATTTTACAATGGGGGGAACCGCAAGTCGCCTTTCAGACCATCGCCAAAGTCATATTCCTCTGTTATTGCACGGCGCACCCCAGCGAGTTCTGTATTTGGGTTTGGGCAGCGGTGTTACCTTTGAGGCAGCGCAATATTATCCGGGCGCCGAAGTTGTTGGGGTAGACCTGGTTCCGGAAGTGCTCTCTTCGCTTTCTTATTTTATCGATCCTCCAGCATCTCCCGCTTGGGGAAAAACACCGCGCTTGTTGGCGGCGGATGCGCGCCGCTTTGTGTTGGCAGATACCGAGCGTTACGATGTGATTATTGGTGAAATTTTCCACCCTTCGCGCGACGGAGCCGGTTCACTCTATACTCGTGAACATTTTACAGCGGTAAAAGACCGGCTCGATGAGAATGGCTTATTTTGCCAGTGGTTGCCGTTGTTTCAGTTGGATTTGAACAATCTGAAAACCATTGTGCGTACCTTCCTCGATGTATTCCCCGGTGCACAATTGTATTTGGGGCACTTAAGTTTAACCCAGCCTATTTTATGTTTGTTGGGTGGGGATCGGCCAGTTCGCCCCAAATCAAATTGGTTGGCCAGTCATGTTAAAGCGCGAGACTTACAACAGGAGTTAATTCGTACGCGATTAAATTCTGATTTCGCGCTGTTTGGCGCACTTATTGGTGAAGGAAAAGCACTTAGGGCTTTTGCTGGTGAGGGACCTTTGAACAGCGATAATTTTCCTCGTGTCAATTATCAGGCGCCCTATTTTGTTTACAGCGATGCTACACCTCCGAGTGAACGCTTGTTACAGTTGCTGAATGCGTTTGAATTAACGGAAAATCCGCAGATCACTGAAACAGATTTTGCGAAGCAGCTCAATCTATACAAAAGGGCTCGAAATGAATTCTTGAGAATTGGTGTTCAGTATCCACCGGGAGACAACCTTGAATCTTGGGCACGACTGGTTACAGAGCCGCTATTAGGCGTGGTGACCACCAGCGCAGAGTTCACACCCGCTTATCGCACCTTGCTCACCCTGGCGCAAAGTGTATTCCCACACGATCAACGCTTGTGCTTCGAAATACTAAAAGGATTGGATACGGCGGCTCCGCAATTTCCGGAAGCACGACAACTGGCGTTGCGATTGCTGAGGGGCTTACCGTGA
- a CDS encoding EF hand domain-containing protein, translating into MRLLINTFTLLFLVYSTAGCSTKSSEATVNTEPRSLALHLIQPMFDTFDCEHVGIVQAGEVDEHYHGYFKAADVDNSRDLTEQEYLRSIYDKNETLDKAIFSQMDSNKDGSVNNKEFRNYVIQAIATADSDHDGDLTEQEAEMQHWRKPISP; encoded by the coding sequence ATGCGCTTGTTAATCAACACATTTACTCTACTTTTTCTGGTTTATAGCACCGCCGGATGCAGCACGAAATCAAGCGAAGCCACCGTAAATACCGAACCACGCAGCCTGGCTTTGCATTTGATTCAACCCATGTTTGACACCTTCGATTGCGAACATGTGGGCATCGTGCAAGCCGGCGAGGTGGATGAACACTATCACGGCTATTTCAAAGCCGCCGATGTTGACAACTCAAGAGATTTAACAGAACAGGAATACCTTCGCTCCATCTACGACAAAAACGAAACACTGGACAAAGCCATTTTCTCGCAAATGGACAGCAATAAAGATGGCAGCGTAAACAATAAAGAATTTCGCAACTATGTGATTCAAGCAATCGCTACAGCCGACAGTGATCACGATGGCGATTTGACGGAACAGGAAGCCGAAATGCAACACTGGCGTAAGCCGATAAGCCCATGA